The Opitutaceae bacterium genome has a window encoding:
- a CDS encoding cytochrome b/b6 domain-containing protein: MSTIGLFYNFGHPSLRLCLGLAGALLALGMASPLRGDDADCLMCHDDPEFVETRPDGTEARLHVDVEALGRSVHTGISCLECHVTIDEELHPDGNYPPPVDCVSCHEEQSASQGDSLHHRIGEGGVETTASCTDCHGDGHEMPSILDPASTVHYSKLTFTCGRCHEDVAREVTESVHGQAILRGEREAPSCSDCHAEHSIGYLSDDALRRISEQVCSRCHDSEILATRFGLPADRVTTFFDSYHGLAYRKNSPEAANCASCHGVHDIRPSSDPRSTINPANLARTCGECHPGASEKFVSGKIHQAMDGNGDFSSHLTLWIARIYTVVIVLLIGLMVLHNGLAFRRKVIPSLRRKDRVVIRMSRQLRIQHALLVICFIYLSLSGFALKYPDSWIGILFGTEEFRRLTHRWSGIVMMALGVYHILWVWLTRRGHKLMSDLAPRPKDFRDLKDNVSWFLERSEKRPRFGRFSYAEKVEYWAVVWGMLLMGTTGLIIWWKLPVTQYVPRWVIDASVTIHFFEAILAVLAIIVWHFYHVIFDPDVYPANWSFLDGKVSREWYAHEHPLDTTVETEQPPPPTADPDGEGARTDNPPGGTPAP; this comes from the coding sequence ATGTCGACGATCGGCCTTTTCTACAATTTCGGTCACCCGTCACTTCGCCTGTGCCTCGGGTTGGCCGGTGCGTTGCTCGCGCTCGGGATGGCCTCCCCACTGCGCGGAGACGATGCCGACTGCCTGATGTGTCACGACGATCCGGAGTTCGTCGAGACTCGGCCGGACGGTACCGAGGCCAGACTTCATGTCGACGTCGAGGCCCTCGGCCGGTCGGTCCACACCGGCATCTCCTGCCTGGAGTGTCACGTCACGATCGACGAGGAACTTCACCCTGACGGCAACTACCCTCCACCGGTCGATTGTGTCTCCTGCCATGAGGAGCAGTCCGCCTCACAGGGCGACTCACTCCACCACCGCATCGGGGAAGGCGGTGTCGAAACCACCGCCTCCTGCACGGACTGCCATGGCGACGGACACGAGATGCCCTCGATCCTCGATCCCGCCTCGACGGTCCATTATTCCAAACTCACCTTCACCTGCGGAAGATGCCACGAGGATGTCGCCCGGGAGGTAACCGAAAGCGTCCACGGACAGGCCATTCTGCGCGGGGAACGCGAAGCGCCATCCTGTTCGGACTGTCACGCGGAGCACTCCATCGGTTACCTGAGCGACGATGCATTGCGCCGGATATCCGAGCAGGTCTGCAGCCGGTGCCACGATTCGGAGATCCTCGCCACCCGCTTCGGGCTGCCGGCGGACCGTGTCACGACGTTCTTTGACAGCTACCATGGCCTGGCCTACCGCAAGAATTCACCCGAGGCGGCCAATTGCGCCAGCTGCCACGGCGTCCACGACATCAGGCCGTCTTCGGATCCGCGCTCCACCATCAACCCGGCCAACCTGGCCCGGACCTGCGGCGAGTGCCATCCAGGCGCAAGTGAGAAATTCGTCTCGGGAAAGATCCATCAGGCCATGGATGGGAATGGCGATTTCAGTTCCCATCTCACCCTCTGGATCGCCCGGATCTACACCGTGGTCATCGTGCTCCTGATCGGGCTCATGGTCCTGCACAACGGACTGGCCTTTCGACGGAAGGTCATTCCTTCACTCCGCCGCAAGGACCGCGTGGTCATCCGGATGAGCCGACAGCTCCGGATTCAGCACGCGCTGCTCGTCATCTGCTTCATTTATCTCTCGCTCTCGGGCTTCGCGCTCAAGTATCCGGACTCGTGGATCGGGATCCTCTTTGGCACCGAGGAATTCCGCCGGTTGACCCACCGGTGGTCCGGCATCGTCATGATGGCGCTTGGTGTCTACCACATCCTCTGGGTCTGGCTCACCCGGCGCGGACACAAACTGATGAGCGACCTGGCGCCGCGACCGAAGGACTTCCGCGACCTGAAGGACAACGTCAGCTGGTTCCTCGAGCGTTCCGAAAAGCGGCCCCGCTTCGGCCGGTTCAGCTATGCCGAGAAAGTCGAATACTGGGCGGTGGTCTGGGGTATGCTCCTGATGGGTACAACCGGATTGATCATCTGGTGGAAGCTTCCCGTCACCCAGTATGTGCCGCGGTGGGTGATCGATGCCAGCGTGACGATTCACTTCTTCGAGGCCATTCTCGCCGTGCTCGCGATCATCGTCTGGCACTTTTATCACGTCATCTTCGATCCCGATGTCTACCCGGCAAATTGGTCCTTCCTCGACGGCAAGGTATCCAGGGAATGGTATGCTCACGAGCACCCGCTCGACACCACCGTCGAGACGGAGCAGCCACCGCCGCCGACCGCGGATCCGGATGGGGAAGGCGCACGCACAGACAATCCACCCGGCGGCACCCCTGCTCCGTAG